One window from the genome of Periophthalmus magnuspinnatus isolate fPerMag1 chromosome 18, fPerMag1.2.pri, whole genome shotgun sequence encodes:
- the ppp1r14bb gene encoding protein phosphatase 1, regulatory (inhibitor) subunit 14Bb, with product MSAIFAFGLVGGVKHSDWDPPFLPHHILAFLFFQRIQKRKTISFPKTRFYFWSASLSHFHASGGFLLKANNHGLLVTSPETSPQPRVYFQTPAGTTEEPETPSENRDVVTVKYDRKELRKRLNLEEWIIDQLTDLYDCEEEAIPELEIDVDELLDMPSDVERAARVKDLLVDCFKPTEDFISALLDKIRGMQKLSTPQKK from the exons ATGTCTGCAATCTTTGCATTTGGCCTTGTTGGAGGTGTTAAGCACTCTGACTGGGATCCACCTTTCCTCCCGCAT CACATTTTAGCATTTCTATTTTTTCAGAGGATACAAAAGCGAAAAACGATCTCCTTTCCAAAGACACGCTTTTATTTCTGGTCGGCGTCCCTATCACACTTCCACGCGTCCGGGGGATTTTTGTTGAAGGCGAACAACCATGGGCTGCTGGTAACAAGCCCGGAGACGAGCCCACAACCCCGGGTATATTTTCAGACACCGGCCGGCACTACAGAAGAACCGGAGACTCCGTCAGAAAACAGGGACGTGGTTACCGTCAAATACGACCGTAAGGAGCTGAGAAAAAGATTGAACCTAGAGGAGTGGATTATCGACCAGTTAACGGACCTTTACGACTGTGAG GAGGAGGCCATTCCAGAGCTGGAGATTGATGTTGACGAATTGTTGGACATGCCTAGTGATGTCGAACGGGCAGCAAGAGTCAAG GATTTGCTTGTTGATTGTTTTAAACCCACTGAG GACTTTATCTCAGCATTGTTGGACAAAATCCGAGGAATGCAGAAGCTGTCTACACCTCAGAAGAAATGA